A window of Pedobacter lusitanus contains these coding sequences:
- a CDS encoding beta strand repeat-containing protein, whose amino-acid sequence MNKKVKHFAVLIGLLSAFGAKAQVGIGTNVPDASAQLEVLSTSKGLLIPRMSLLQRNDINNPANGLLIYQTNSSPGFYFYNNGQWQRLVNNSELTSGGSGSNGNTILNGNIVPAQSVGTNGDFYLNTSNNTLYGPKTAGNWPANGILLVGPKGDPGIPGNSLPGVGKTVTSKGTIAIGNGQEAVLKDLTLDLADNAVTSAKIADGAIGDIDLDKKNIPLSGFGVPDKNVSFGGYRITNLAAPTKDQDAATKKYVDEKIGTGPGIPGGGQAPVLSYDGASNLSIKGGNTVSLENLNQSLSLVGTVLSISGPRNSQVDLYSLLSDGSSGGPIVHDATLTGLGNLSKPLGLSNTGVIPGEYKSANITVDAKGRITAATAGAGGNIGQGTVTSVSVTSANGLTGSVVNPSTTPNITLGTSVEGLLKGMGGAVTAAVTTGSGPVVLGDSPVLTTPNIGNATGNIDGTARNVTGIVAIINGGTGANNAPEARTNLGLGNVDNTSDLNKPVSDATKNELAKKIDSNAPVTAATKTKITYDTKGLIIRGEDATTADIAETTNKKYVTDAQLTLINNITNTNSGDQIALTVPVTPKGALLSTNVQAALEELQGKITTSTGGGMTGVKHDGTLTGDGNTIDLALADKAVTLAKMADAVPNSLIGNSSASAGKPEYITAGSGISLNGGTLSVNIPDATASKSGLMNPSDKTKLDGLTNYTLPIASAAALGGIKVGANLSIDNNGVLSASASGGSGITGVTAGTGLEGGATSGNATLGLAPVPANTILGNLGSVTAVPVPLNALEVKSVLLLDKVQNVDQTNADNLTTGTIKEKLFGNGSIPVGALKTTGTPDGTKVLHGDGTWGQITAGSLTGILPVANGGTGIGSYTPGNYIKSGNATTLIEVTPADLKTELGLSLKEDAANKSTDVTLASASDDKFPTEKATKTYVDKTVAAAVKAAEIGAGAVPDADATTKGKLKLTSDLGGTADLPLVKSVGGLTADVIKDGVNLANAATPNNTPNTIVKRDNNGDFSAGKIKADLIGNAATATTAGSATTAVNVTGVVAIANGGTGATDAAGARTNLGLGNIQNTADKDKIISDLTKAALDGKINLTEKGQPSGVTPLDGSGKIDSKYLPNSLTGAVTYQGVYNAVTNSPALAAPGAANKGYYFVVTAAGTQQGLTLGLGDWVISNGTAWDKVSSSSTISTVFGRTGAVAAAPGDYNTDQVTEAGNKYYTEARVSANPTVAGHTAALAGKEDAINKSTDGTFAANSDVKFPSEKATKTYIDKKVPAFTAADANKVLTVNSGGTAALWSAAGGGGSGTVTSASVVSANGISGTVATPTTTPAITLTLGAITPLSVNATGTITGSNLSGINTGDQTDIPGKSQTVETNAIITGDVKTTSKNTVVIQPNVVTYAKMQTMNPNKLLGSGASGTAVSEINLGTGLSFTGNTLNAASGGGSGSVSSVSVVTANGISGLVSNPTTTPAISLTLGDIRPNSVNATGTITGTNLTGINTGDQTIILSGDVSGSGTGAITTAIGTNKVTSTHILDGTIVAADIANQTITATKLNNITANGTTGQVLSSNGSGGFTWTTPAAGGGGGTTDLAYTSAPLQGTITPTAPGKPAVIPAATAAAAGLMPNTDKIKLDKIDDIVTATDAKKVLTVSDDGKTAKWVTPAAGGGSSGYQVYKLNGGKVLVKASGPGVTYTLTGNVMNITIPAGVLVYYIRANTTLLEIGSKTFINLSIKDESGLVNNDATDAVIPFISFGQRTAPAASLSSMDSYLPAGTNNVSVQTAGYSGGTVNLMLFGVNNLTSSNGFYVMINF is encoded by the coding sequence GTGGTAGTGGATCCAATGGAAATACTATCTTAAATGGAAATATTGTTCCTGCCCAGAGCGTAGGTACAAATGGGGATTTCTATCTGAATACAAGCAATAATACGTTATATGGCCCTAAAACAGCGGGAAACTGGCCTGCAAATGGAATTTTGCTGGTTGGTCCTAAGGGGGATCCGGGTATTCCGGGGAATTCTTTACCCGGAGTAGGGAAAACCGTCACATCAAAAGGGACAATAGCAATTGGAAATGGTCAGGAGGCTGTTTTAAAAGACCTTACGTTGGATCTTGCAGATAATGCTGTTACCTCGGCCAAGATTGCTGACGGTGCAATTGGTGATATTGATTTAGATAAAAAGAATATTCCGCTGAGTGGTTTTGGCGTGCCTGATAAAAATGTGTCCTTTGGAGGATACAGAATTACTAACCTGGCTGCACCAACGAAAGATCAGGATGCGGCAACAAAAAAATATGTGGATGAAAAGATAGGTACCGGACCAGGTATACCTGGCGGCGGACAGGCACCTGTGCTGAGTTATGACGGAGCCAGTAACTTATCTATCAAGGGAGGAAATACAGTAAGTCTGGAAAATCTTAACCAGTCACTGAGTCTTGTGGGGACCGTATTATCTATATCCGGTCCAAGAAATAGTCAGGTAGACCTTTATTCTCTGTTAAGTGACGGGAGTAGCGGCGGGCCGATAGTTCATGATGCCACCCTCACCGGGCTTGGAAACCTGAGCAAACCTTTGGGACTATCCAATACCGGTGTTATTCCTGGTGAATATAAATCTGCAAATATTACAGTAGATGCAAAAGGCAGAATTACTGCTGCAACAGCAGGCGCTGGCGGTAATATAGGACAGGGAACTGTAACTTCTGTATCTGTAACCTCAGCAAACGGGTTAACAGGTTCAGTGGTTAATCCTTCAACGACACCAAATATTACGCTGGGTACTTCTGTTGAAGGACTTCTGAAGGGGATGGGTGGTGCAGTTACTGCCGCTGTTACAACAGGTTCCGGTCCGGTTGTTTTAGGCGATTCTCCGGTATTAACTACGCCCAATATTGGAAACGCAACGGGTAATATTGATGGTACCGCACGTAATGTGACCGGGATTGTTGCTATAATCAATGGAGGAACCGGCGCGAATAATGCACCGGAGGCAAGAACAAATCTGGGTTTAGGTAATGTTGACAACACTTCAGATCTCAATAAACCGGTAAGTGATGCAACTAAAAATGAACTGGCAAAAAAGATTGATAGCAATGCTCCGGTAACTGCTGCTACAAAAACAAAGATCACTTATGATACAAAGGGCTTAATTATAAGAGGAGAGGATGCAACAACTGCTGATATTGCAGAAACAACAAATAAAAAATATGTTACCGATGCCCAGCTGACACTGATTAATAATATCACCAACACCAATAGTGGCGATCAGATTGCACTTACCGTACCGGTTACGCCAAAAGGTGCTTTACTTTCAACTAATGTGCAGGCTGCACTGGAAGAATTGCAGGGAAAGATAACGACTTCTACCGGCGGCGGAATGACAGGTGTTAAACATGACGGAACATTAACCGGAGACGGCAATACGATAGACCTGGCTTTGGCAGATAAAGCAGTTACGCTGGCTAAAATGGCTGATGCCGTACCGAATTCATTAATCGGAAACAGTTCCGCATCAGCAGGAAAACCAGAATATATTACTGCCGGTTCTGGCATTTCTCTGAATGGCGGCACATTATCGGTTAATATACCGGATGCTACTGCATCCAAATCAGGTTTGATGAATCCTTCAGATAAAACAAAACTGGATGGGTTAACCAATTATACCTTACCCATCGCTTCTGCAGCTGCTTTAGGAGGGATTAAAGTTGGTGCAAATCTGAGTATTGATAATAATGGCGTATTATCTGCAAGCGCTTCAGGCGGTAGCGGAATAACCGGAGTAACAGCCGGAACAGGATTAGAAGGTGGTGCTACCAGCGGTAATGCTACGTTAGGACTTGCTCCTGTTCCTGCAAATACAATTCTGGGGAACCTCGGATCGGTAACTGCGGTACCAGTTCCATTAAATGCACTGGAAGTAAAGTCTGTATTGCTTTTGGATAAAGTTCAGAATGTTGATCAGACCAATGCGGATAACCTGACTACCGGAACGATCAAAGAAAAACTTTTTGGCAATGGATCTATTCCCGTAGGTGCATTGAAAACTACAGGAACTCCTGACGGAACAAAGGTTCTTCATGGAGATGGTACATGGGGACAGATCACTGCAGGTTCTTTAACCGGTATACTTCCGGTAGCGAATGGAGGAACTGGTATAGGTTCTTATACTCCTGGAAATTATATAAAATCAGGTAATGCAACTACATTGATAGAAGTTACACCAGCTGATCTTAAAACAGAGCTTGGCTTGAGTTTAAAAGAAGATGCAGCCAATAAAAGTACAGATGTAACCCTGGCCAGTGCATCAGACGATAAATTTCCAACAGAAAAAGCGACAAAAACCTATGTGGATAAAACCGTTGCGGCAGCAGTAAAAGCAGCTGAAATAGGAGCTGGCGCAGTACCTGATGCAGATGCAACTACTAAAGGTAAATTGAAGTTAACCTCAGATCTGGGTGGTACAGCTGACTTGCCATTGGTGAAATCTGTTGGAGGCTTAACCGCTGATGTCATTAAAGACGGAGTAAATCTTGCCAACGCAGCTACTCCGAATAATACGCCGAATACAATCGTTAAAAGAGATAACAACGGTGATTTTTCTGCTGGTAAAATTAAAGCAGACCTGATCGGAAATGCGGCTACAGCAACCACAGCAGGATCGGCAACTACAGCAGTAAATGTAACCGGAGTTGTGGCAATTGCCAACGGAGGTACCGGAGCTACAGATGCAGCGGGAGCAAGAACAAATCTGGGATTGGGTAATATTCAGAATACAGCAGATAAAGATAAAATCATAAGTGATCTGACTAAAGCAGCCCTGGACGGAAAGATCAATCTTACCGAAAAAGGACAGCCATCAGGAGTTACGCCATTAGATGGTTCGGGAAAAATTGACAGTAAGTATTTACCCAATTCCTTAACAGGAGCGGTTACTTATCAGGGAGTTTATAATGCGGTGACCAATTCACCGGCACTTGCAGCCCCAGGAGCAGCGAATAAAGGATATTATTTTGTGGTGACTGCTGCAGGAACTCAGCAGGGGCTGACTTTGGGTTTAGGAGACTGGGTGATTTCAAATGGTACAGCCTGGGATAAAGTGAGCAGCAGCAGCACCATTTCAACTGTATTTGGCAGAACCGGAGCAGTCGCTGCGGCACCTGGTGATTACAATACTGATCAGGTAACAGAAGCGGGAAATAAATATTATACAGAAGCAAGAGTAAGTGCAAACCCTACAGTTGCGGGGCATACAGCTGCGTTAGCAGGTAAGGAAGATGCGATTAATAAAAGTACCGACGGGACATTTGCTGCTAATTCAGATGTTAAATTTCCATCAGAGAAAGCAACAAAAACATACATTGATAAAAAAGTGCCCGCCTTTACTGCTGCCGATGCCAATAAAGTCTTAACCGTAAACAGTGGTGGCACTGCAGCATTATGGTCGGCCGCTGGCGGTGGTGGCAGCGGAACCGTAACTTCCGCATCCGTTGTTTCTGCAAACGGTATTAGTGGAACAGTGGCAACACCAACGACTACACCGGCCATTACACTGACTCTGGGCGCTATTACACCATTATCAGTTAATGCAACCGGAACTATAACCGGAAGTAATCTGAGCGGCATCAATACTGGTGACCAGACAGATATTCCAGGTAAATCCCAGACTGTGGAAACCAATGCGATTATAACCGGAGATGTTAAGACCACAAGTAAAAACACCGTAGTTATTCAGCCCAATGTAGTTACTTATGCAAAGATGCAAACGATGAATCCTAATAAATTATTAGGGTCCGGTGCATCAGGAACAGCAGTAAGTGAAATTAATTTAGGAACAGGATTAAGCTTCACCGGTAATACGCTCAACGCAGCAAGTGGTGGTGGCAGCGGATCAGTAAGCAGTGTATCGGTAGTTACTGCAAATGGGATCAGTGGTTTAGTTTCAAATCCAACTACTACCCCAGCCATTTCACTGACATTAGGCGATATCAGGCCAAATTCTGTCAATGCCACGGGAACAATTACCGGGACCAATCTTACCGGAATTAATACCGGAGATCAGACCATTATACTTTCTGGTGATGTTAGCGGTAGTGGTACCGGGGCGATTACAACAGCTATCGGTACCAATAAAGTGACTTCTACCCATATTCTGGATGGAACAATTGTCGCAGCAGATATTGCAAATCAAACCATTACAGCTACAAAACTAAATAATATTACAGCCAACGGAACTACAGGACAAGTCCTTTCTTCCAATGGAAGTGGTGGCTTTACCTGGACTACGCCAGCAGCCGGTGGTGGCGGCGGTACAACTGATTTAGCTTATACTTCAGCTCCGCTTCAGGGAACAATTACACCAACTGCTCCGGGAAAACCAGCAGTTATTCCCGCTGCAACAGCAGCAGCAGCAGGTCTGATGCCAAACACTGATAAAATTAAGCTTGATAAAATTGACGATATAGTCACCGCTACCGATGCAAAAAAGGTGCTGACAGTCAGTGACGATGGTAAAACTGCAAAATGGGTTACTCCGGCAGCAGGTGGCGGCAGTTCAGGTTATCAGGTTTATAAACTGAATGGCGGAAAGGTCCTTGTTAAAGCATCTGGTCCGGGCGTTACTTATACTTTAACGGGTAATGTGATGAATATTACTATCCCTGCAGGAGTATTGGTTTATTATATCAGAGCCAATACAACTCTGCTGGAGATTGGTAGTAAAACATTTATCAATCTTTCCATTAAAGACGAGTCAGGATTGGTTAACAATGATGCTACCGATGCAGTGATCCCATTTATAAGTTTTGGTCAGAGAACAGCTCCTGCAGCAAGTTTAAGCTCAATGGACAGTTACTTACCTGCAGGTACCAATAATGTCAGTGTTCAGACTGCAGGATACAGCGGAGGAACTGTAAATCTTATGTTATTCGGAGTGAACAATCTTACAAGCAGTAACGGGTTTTATGTAATGATTAATTTTTAA
- a CDS encoding tail fiber domain-containing protein — translation MKISRFCIFIILIFSVCSSKAQSISQFNGQFLIQKIESLGSDEYQIRGVFSDQSSVFQATDVLPADRIIDGGGKMFQIISLTTEGSIINALSKGMDGAAPTIGDGLIYRPSNKGFPLITSNAGAAILTSANNTATLSIDYSIPNYGSGTALPAASAKLGEVVLLSGNSKIYKMESGGWKMVTNIPFVFALPENAVKGDVVYNALDDKNYTYDGSAWILPKVLAALPAQSKYGDVFYDTSQQKLFMFDANNKWANISGASIPGGPGTEFPGNTKPGDLYFNTDNNALYVLDNSKKWLEISANGSTPSGATNPDPSAVNVKEGNLFYNTSEHKLYVYNGTTWLPLDLTLRSGQIFMGNSSNIASGVTVSGDATLSSAGRLIIKDHAVTEEKLDKVNIPLSGFAIPTDDIALGDGISNFKITNLKDPTKDSDAATMGYVNALITKPGILALPLNYFFIGNSSNKAVPTAKNLIPLSGFDRAYANISMGTGTTGPNFKIINLADPSLAQDAATKNYVDSRVLAPGNLSLPKGNMFVGNDISTAEAVAKNTIPLSEFGAAAAHVSMGNFKITALADPVADQEAATKNYVDKKVISPASITLTKGNLFVGDAAGKAADVSKNTIALSGFGAASADVSMGGFVLSNLGIPLVDGDASTKKYVDDLFKTPASHLALPTGNFFVGNAAGNAEATAKKLIPVSGFAKATDNIYMGDATTQFGISFLKYPMLASDAATKGYVDDQLAMPGSLILPTDHILVGDAANKAVPVAKNAVPLSDFGIATADISLGNGTKNYKITNLADPQTDQEAATKKYVDAKSSKTPVGPTAPDKPVAGDTYYNTADNRLYVYNGKDWVPVDNKLKETELYVGDAKGIAVSTPKNTIPLSGFDNAKANISIGDGTTNFKLINLADPENDQEAATKKYVDSKSSKTPTGPTAPGKAVAGDTYYNTADNRLYVYDGIKWVPLDNKLADRELYVGNSAGIAVSTPKKSVPISGFGSAEGDVSMGNFKITNLDDPKNDQEAATKKYVDAGLLTAGANAKDNLGNHKATESIKLSVYAISNDGADGKGLTFDTQGNASFGQDVTINGNLYTPSDRRLKINIETLSHVLQKIDQLRGVKFEYKDQHKYASGHKIGVIAQELQKVYPEMVTKGKDGFLKVDYTQLTGMLIQAVREQQKQIAELQIRMNNQQEQINSILKKIQ, via the coding sequence ATGAAAATATCAAGGTTCTGCATATTTATTATTCTGATTTTTTCAGTCTGCAGTAGTAAAGCACAATCCATATCACAGTTCAACGGTCAGTTCCTTATTCAGAAAATTGAATCTCTGGGATCTGATGAATATCAGATTCGCGGGGTTTTCAGCGATCAGTCAAGTGTATTTCAGGCAACCGATGTACTGCCGGCAGACAGAATCATTGATGGTGGTGGAAAGATGTTTCAAATCATTTCTCTCACTACTGAAGGTTCTATCATCAATGCTTTATCAAAGGGAATGGACGGTGCTGCTCCAACTATTGGAGACGGGTTGATCTATCGGCCTTCAAATAAAGGATTTCCATTGATTACCAGTAATGCAGGTGCTGCAATTCTGACCAGTGCCAATAATACAGCAACCTTATCAATTGATTACAGTATACCAAACTATGGCTCTGGAACTGCGCTTCCTGCAGCATCAGCAAAATTAGGAGAAGTCGTGTTGCTTTCAGGTAATTCAAAAATATATAAGATGGAATCAGGTGGCTGGAAAATGGTTACTAATATTCCTTTTGTATTTGCCCTTCCTGAAAATGCTGTTAAAGGAGATGTTGTTTATAATGCCCTTGATGACAAAAATTACACCTATGACGGGAGTGCATGGATCTTGCCTAAAGTATTAGCCGCATTACCTGCCCAGTCTAAATATGGGGACGTATTCTATGATACGAGTCAGCAGAAACTTTTCATGTTTGATGCAAATAATAAGTGGGCGAATATTAGCGGCGCTTCAATTCCAGGTGGACCCGGTACCGAGTTTCCGGGCAATACAAAACCAGGAGATCTTTATTTCAATACTGATAATAATGCACTTTATGTCTTAGACAACTCTAAAAAATGGCTGGAAATTTCTGCTAACGGATCCACACCTTCCGGTGCAACTAATCCAGATCCTTCCGCTGTTAATGTGAAAGAAGGAAATCTGTTTTATAATACCTCAGAGCATAAGCTCTATGTTTATAATGGTACCACCTGGTTGCCTCTTGATCTTACGCTGCGCAGTGGACAGATCTTTATGGGGAACAGTTCCAATATTGCAAGTGGAGTTACTGTTTCAGGAGATGCCACATTAAGCTCTGCAGGCAGATTGATTATTAAAGACCATGCGGTAACAGAAGAAAAATTAGATAAAGTAAATATTCCTTTAAGTGGTTTTGCTATTCCAACCGATGATATTGCCTTAGGTGACGGGATTTCAAACTTCAAAATCACGAACCTCAAAGACCCGACTAAAGATTCTGATGCTGCAACGATGGGTTATGTCAATGCATTGATCACAAAACCAGGTATTTTAGCTTTACCCTTAAATTATTTTTTTATTGGAAACTCTTCTAATAAAGCAGTTCCGACAGCAAAGAATCTGATCCCGCTTAGTGGATTTGACAGAGCATATGCGAACATATCAATGGGAACCGGAACTACTGGTCCCAATTTCAAAATCATTAATCTGGCAGATCCCTCTTTAGCTCAGGATGCAGCCACTAAAAACTATGTGGATAGCCGCGTTCTTGCGCCTGGAAATTTAAGTCTTCCAAAAGGGAATATGTTTGTTGGAAATGATATCAGCACAGCAGAAGCAGTAGCTAAAAACACCATTCCTTTGAGTGAGTTCGGAGCGGCAGCAGCCCATGTTTCTATGGGTAATTTCAAAATTACAGCACTGGCTGATCCAGTAGCTGATCAGGAAGCGGCTACGAAAAACTATGTAGATAAAAAAGTGATCAGTCCGGCCAGTATCACGCTGACTAAAGGAAACCTTTTTGTAGGAGATGCAGCAGGAAAAGCAGCAGATGTGTCAAAAAACACTATAGCTCTGAGTGGTTTTGGAGCAGCATCGGCCGATGTTTCGATGGGCGGATTCGTGTTAAGCAATCTGGGTATTCCATTGGTTGACGGAGATGCGTCTACAAAAAAATATGTAGATGATCTTTTTAAAACACCTGCTTCTCATCTCGCTTTGCCAACCGGAAATTTCTTTGTTGGTAATGCAGCAGGTAATGCAGAAGCAACAGCAAAAAAGTTAATTCCTGTTAGTGGTTTTGCAAAAGCAACCGATAATATCTATATGGGAGATGCCACGACACAATTTGGTATCAGCTTTTTGAAATATCCGATGCTTGCATCAGATGCGGCTACCAAAGGTTATGTGGATGATCAGCTGGCTATGCCTGGTTCCTTAATTCTGCCAACAGATCATATCCTGGTAGGGGACGCTGCAAATAAAGCAGTACCAGTAGCAAAAAATGCAGTTCCATTGAGTGATTTTGGTATTGCCACGGCTGATATTTCTCTGGGTAACGGAACAAAAAACTATAAAATTACTAACCTTGCCGATCCGCAGACCGATCAGGAAGCAGCTACTAAGAAATATGTAGATGCTAAAAGTTCAAAAACTCCTGTAGGCCCGACTGCTCCGGATAAACCGGTAGCCGGTGATACCTATTACAATACCGCAGATAACCGTCTTTATGTCTATAACGGAAAAGACTGGGTTCCGGTAGATAATAAATTAAAAGAAACAGAATTATATGTAGGTGATGCCAAAGGAATAGCCGTTTCTACCCCAAAAAACACTATCCCTTTAAGTGGTTTCGATAATGCAAAAGCTAATATTTCTATTGGAGACGGAACGACGAACTTTAAGCTTATCAATCTTGCTGATCCCGAAAATGATCAGGAAGCTGCTACCAAAAAGTACGTGGATTCAAAATCTTCCAAAACTCCGACTGGTCCGACTGCTCCGGGTAAAGCCGTTGCCGGCGATACCTATTACAATACCGCAGATAACCGTTTGTATGTTTATGATGGTATTAAGTGGGTTCCACTGGATAATAAACTTGCAGACAGAGAACTATATGTTGGTAACTCAGCAGGTATTGCTGTGTCCACACCAAAAAAATCGGTTCCTATAAGTGGATTCGGTTCTGCTGAAGGAGATGTATCAATGGGGAATTTTAAAATCACCAATCTTGATGACCCGAAAAATGATCAGGAAGCCGCCACAAAAAAATATGTGGATGCAGGCTTACTGACTGCAGGTGCCAATGCTAAAGATAATCTGGGTAATCATAAAGCTACAGAAAGTATTAAGCTCTCTGTTTATGCGATCAGTAATGATGGTGCAGATGGTAAAGGGCTCACTTTCGATACACAGGGTAATGCGAGTTTCGGCCAGGATGTAACTATCAACGGTAACCTTTATACCCCATCAGACAGGAGATTGAAAATCAATATTGAAACTTTAAGTCATGTGCTGCAAAAAATTGATCAGCTGAGAGGAGTAAAGTTTGAGTACAAAGATCAGCATAAATATGCCTCAGGGCATAAGATCGGTGTGATCGCCCAGGAATTGCAAAAAGTATATCCTGAAATGGTTACCAAAGGGAAAGACGGGTTTCTGAAAGTGGACTATACCCAGTTAACCGGAATGCTTATTCAGGCAGTCAGAGAACAGCAGAAACAAATTGCTGAACTGCAGATCCGGATGAACAATCAGCAGGAACAGATCAACAGTATCCTTAAAAAAATACAATAA